From the genome of Hymenobacter sp. PAMC 26628, one region includes:
- a CDS encoding YybH family protein translates to MSFTCSPKRLARPALGALWLLAAPAGAQTQPAPRAAIAQVLATQTAAWNRGDIPGFMQGYWQSDSLVFIGKKGLTYGWRPTLANYQKSYPDAAAMGRLGFGALRITPLGPDAAEVVGAWHLARPAALGDLGGHFLLVFRCIQGRWVIVADHTS, encoded by the coding sequence ATGTCGTTTACCTGCTCACCGAAGCGCTTGGCCCGGCCCGCGCTGGGGGCCCTGTGGCTGCTGGCCGCGCCCGCCGGGGCCCAAACGCAGCCCGCGCCCCGCGCTGCCATCGCCCAGGTGCTGGCCACCCAAACCGCCGCCTGGAACCGCGGCGACATCCCCGGCTTCATGCAGGGCTACTGGCAGTCCGACTCGCTGGTGTTCATCGGCAAAAAGGGCCTCACCTATGGCTGGCGCCCCACGCTGGCCAACTACCAGAAAAGCTACCCCGACGCCGCCGCCATGGGCCGCCTCGGCTTCGGGGCCCTGCGCATCACCCCGCTGGGCCCCGACGCGGCCGAGGTCGTCGGCGCCTGGCACCTGGCCCGCCCCGCCGCCCTAGGCGACCTGGGCGGCCACTTCCTGCTGGTGTTCCGGTGCATCCAGGGCCGCTGGGTCATCGTGGCCGACCACACGTCGTAG
- a CDS encoding metallophosphoesterase, whose amino-acid sequence METYVIGDIHGAVRALDQVLERSPFRPGIDRLVQLGDVADGWPDTPACVERLLGIPNSIWLQGNHDWWAVEWLSTQLPLEYVERDWYRQGGQATYEAYLQLPSDERYRHFHQFFGEQLPYFEDEANNLYVHAGYDPTRPIAHQDPFDLIWTRDLWDGNQAATGYHECFIGHTSTWNYKKVPCQTHNVWNVDQGAAYNGRLSMLNVRTKEFVQSDLVRELYPGVQGR is encoded by the coding sequence ATGGAAACCTACGTCATAGGAGATATTCACGGCGCGGTGCGGGCGCTGGACCAGGTGCTGGAGCGCAGCCCGTTTCGCCCGGGCATCGACCGCCTCGTGCAGCTCGGCGACGTGGCCGACGGCTGGCCCGACACCCCGGCCTGCGTCGAGCGGCTGCTGGGCATCCCCAACAGCATCTGGCTGCAAGGCAACCACGATTGGTGGGCGGTGGAGTGGCTGAGCACCCAGCTCCCGCTCGAATACGTGGAGCGGGACTGGTACCGGCAGGGCGGTCAGGCCACGTACGAGGCCTACCTGCAACTGCCTTCCGATGAGCGGTACCGGCACTTTCACCAGTTTTTCGGCGAGCAACTGCCGTATTTCGAGGACGAAGCCAACAACCTGTACGTGCACGCCGGCTACGACCCAACCCGGCCCATTGCCCACCAAGACCCGTTCGACCTCATCTGGACGCGCGACTTGTGGGACGGCAACCAGGCCGCCACGGGCTACCACGAATGCTTCATCGGCCACACCTCCACCTGGAACTACAAAAAAGTGCCCTGCCAAACCCACAACGTGTGGAACGTGGACCAGGGCGCCGCCTACAACGGGCGCCTAAGCATGCTCAATGTGCGCACCAAAGAATTTGTGCAAAGCGACCTGGTGCGGGAGCTGTACCCTGGCGTACAGGGCCGTTAG
- a CDS encoding spheroidene monooxygenase gives MPLTTLSLITLQPGHARWALAQMGTAPPQLRRVAGLRFAKLLGSGAGGFGALPNLRRYGLMAVWDDAAAATAFFAQHPLWQAYQTRAAETWTAHLGPLKAHGLWDGAAPFDYVADTPPAVGAPVAVLTRASIRWWKTPRFWRYVAPTSAALAGAPGVALAIGLGELPVVRQATFSVWRSAAAMQQYAYHDARHREAMRLTRQENWYAEEMFARFQVLSSAGTVDGRDPLAGLFADG, from the coding sequence TTGCCCCTTACCACGCTTTCCCTCATCACGTTGCAGCCCGGCCACGCCCGTTGGGCCCTGGCCCAGATGGGCACCGCCCCGCCGCAGCTGCGGCGCGTGGCGGGCCTGCGCTTCGCCAAGCTGCTGGGCAGCGGGGCGGGCGGCTTCGGGGCCCTGCCCAACCTGCGCCGCTACGGCCTGATGGCCGTGTGGGACGATGCCGCGGCGGCCACTGCGTTCTTCGCCCAGCACCCGCTCTGGCAAGCTTACCAAACCCGCGCTGCCGAAACCTGGACGGCTCACCTGGGGCCCCTCAAAGCGCACGGGCTATGGGACGGCGCCGCCCCGTTTGACTACGTGGCCGATACCCCGCCGGCTGTTGGGGCCCCCGTGGCCGTGCTCACCCGCGCCAGCATCCGGTGGTGGAAAACGCCCCGCTTCTGGCGCTACGTGGCTCCGACCAGCGCGGCCCTGGCGGGGGCCCCCGGCGTGGCCCTGGCCATCGGGCTGGGCGAATTGCCGGTGGTGCGCCAGGCCACGTTCAGTGTGTGGCGCTCGGCCGCGGCCATGCAGCAGTACGCCTACCACGACGCCCGCCACCGCGAAGCCATGCGCCTCACCCGCCAGGAAAATTGGTACGCCGAAGAGATGTTTGCCCGCTTCCAGGTGCTATCCAGCGCCGGCACCGTGGACGGCCGCGACCCACTGGCCGGACTATTTGCGGACGGATAG
- a CDS encoding App1 family protein produces the protein MRELLSRLLHLDNHRLARLGWARPLQLLTYRTYGTAERFYVKGRLLTDPGLAPATAGDSRWRNFRNMARRFLSYEIAGAGLVAERAGGAPQPVTTDNEGYFTLVLEPPPQPPPGALLWQPVAVRLAQLPGGPPLPARPVQAVAEVLVPPAGAEFGVISDLDDTVFESGATNFLRMGFTVLLRNALSHQPFAGVGEFYRALQLGCTGRPDNPFFYISSSPWNLYDALDEFLTLHRIPKGALLLRDVGLRPRNPAPATAEGLAAAAHFGHKLHEIENVLRAYPHLPFVLLGDSGQEDARIYREVVRRYPGRIRAVYIRDVQVPKRAVRIPQLVAELHAENVEMLLVPDYTTAMRHAAERGLIAGGLVPVERTSS, from the coding sequence TTGCGCGAACTGCTTTCCCGCCTGCTCCACCTCGACAACCACCGCCTGGCCCGCCTGGGCTGGGCGCGGCCGCTGCAGCTCCTCACCTACCGCACCTACGGCACCGCCGAGCGCTTTTACGTGAAGGGCCGCTTGCTCACCGACCCCGGCCTGGCCCCCGCCACGGCGGGCGATTCGCGCTGGCGCAACTTCCGCAACATGGCCCGGCGCTTCCTCAGCTACGAAATTGCCGGGGCCGGGCTGGTGGCCGAGCGCGCCGGCGGGGCCCCGCAGCCCGTCACGACCGACAACGAGGGCTACTTTACCCTCGTGCTGGAGCCCCCGCCCCAGCCGCCGCCCGGGGCCCTGCTGTGGCAGCCGGTGGCCGTGCGCCTGGCCCAGCTGCCCGGCGGCCCGCCGCTGCCTGCCCGGCCCGTGCAGGCCGTGGCCGAGGTGCTGGTGCCGCCCGCCGGGGCCGAATTCGGGGTGATTTCCGACCTCGACGACACGGTGTTTGAGTCGGGGGCCACCAATTTCCTGCGCATGGGGTTCACGGTGCTGCTGCGCAACGCCCTCTCGCACCAGCCCTTTGCGGGCGTGGGCGAGTTCTACCGGGCCCTGCAGCTGGGCTGCACCGGGCGGCCCGACAACCCGTTCTTCTACATCAGCAGCAGCCCCTGGAATTTGTACGACGCGCTCGACGAGTTCCTCACCCTGCACCGCATTCCGAAGGGGGCCCTGCTGCTACGCGACGTGGGCCTGCGCCCGCGCAACCCCGCGCCCGCCACCGCCGAGGGCCTGGCCGCGGCGGCGCACTTCGGCCACAAGCTGCACGAAATTGAGAACGTGCTGCGCGCCTACCCCCACCTGCCCTTCGTGCTGCTCGGCGACAGCGGCCAGGAAGACGCCCGCATCTACCGCGAGGTGGTGCGCCGCTACCCCGGCCGCATCCGCGCCGTGTACATCCGCGACGTGCAGGTGCCCAAGCGGGCCGTGCGCATCCCGCAGCTGGTGGCCGAGCTGCACGCCGAAAACGTGGAAATGCTCCTCGTGCCCGACTACACCACCGCCATGCGCCACGCCGCTGAAAGGGGGCTGATTGCAGGCGGGCTGGTACCCGTCGAGCGCACGAGCTCGTAA
- a CDS encoding amidohydrolase family protein, which yields MRLFQHLFLTLCLSVSAAQAQQLAIVHAKIIDVATGAIRPDMTVVISGSRIVRVGPSAKANPKAGRVVDARGQYLIPGLWDMHTHVYFDGTAAAGTDLILPLLLANGVTGIRDMGSQLDSILQARAAVAAHRRLGPRLVVSGPMLDGPKSPYKAAIPVATAEEGRRAVDMLKARGVDFIKIQSYVPRAAYFAIAAEAKAVGLPFEGHVPDAVSATEAVAAGQRTFEHLIGIFEASSTDEAKYVAGGEKSPGRFLATYDAAREAAAVRLLAAHQVWQCPTLFWERGQWLVDSIAWRQDPDLAYAGRSWVAQRWPKAQASIAQTMDTEPRPVRARFVTHELYLVRKLHAAGVGFLAGTDAPAGVDVLPGPSLHLELQRFVAAGFTPLEALQTATLNPARFYNRLQDFGSVAPGRLADLVLLSANPLADIANTRRIAAVVADGRYLSRQDLDQLLEQLKRVAAEK from the coding sequence ATGCGCCTTTTCCAGCACTTGTTTCTCACCCTTTGCCTGAGCGTTTCGGCGGCGCAGGCGCAGCAGCTCGCCATCGTGCACGCCAAAATAATTGACGTGGCCACCGGCGCCATTCGGCCCGATATGACGGTGGTTATCAGCGGTTCGCGCATCGTGCGGGTGGGGCCCTCGGCCAAGGCCAACCCGAAAGCGGGCCGGGTGGTGGACGCGCGCGGGCAGTACCTCATCCCGGGGCTGTGGGACATGCACACCCACGTGTACTTCGACGGGACGGCCGCCGCTGGCACCGACCTGATTCTGCCGCTGCTGCTGGCCAACGGCGTCACCGGCATCCGCGACATGGGCAGCCAACTGGATTCCATCCTCCAGGCCCGGGCGGCCGTGGCGGCGCACCGCCGGCTGGGGCCCCGGCTGGTGGTGAGTGGGCCGATGCTCGACGGGCCCAAGTCGCCCTACAAAGCGGCCATTCCCGTGGCTACCGCCGAGGAGGGCCGCCGGGCCGTGGATATGCTCAAGGCGCGGGGCGTCGATTTTATTAAAATCCAGTCGTACGTGCCCCGGGCGGCGTATTTCGCCATTGCGGCCGAAGCCAAGGCCGTGGGCCTGCCCTTCGAAGGGCACGTGCCCGACGCCGTGAGTGCCACCGAAGCCGTGGCCGCCGGCCAGCGCACCTTCGAGCACTTAATCGGCATTTTTGAGGCCAGCTCGACCGACGAAGCTAAGTACGTGGCGGGCGGCGAAAAGTCGCCGGGCCGCTTCCTGGCCACCTACGACGCCGCCCGCGAAGCCGCCGCCGTGCGGCTGCTGGCGGCGCACCAGGTGTGGCAGTGCCCAACCCTGTTTTGGGAACGGGGCCAGTGGCTCGTCGATTCCATCGCGTGGCGGCAAGACCCCGACCTGGCCTACGCCGGCCGCAGCTGGGTGGCGCAGCGGTGGCCCAAAGCCCAGGCCAGCATCGCGCAAACCATGGATACCGAGCCGCGGCCGGTGCGCGCCCGCTTCGTCACCCACGAGCTCTACCTGGTGCGCAAGCTGCACGCGGCCGGGGTGGGCTTCCTGGCCGGAACCGACGCGCCGGCCGGCGTGGACGTGCTGCCGGGCCCCAGCCTGCACCTGGAGTTGCAGCGCTTCGTGGCGGCCGGCTTCACGCCCCTGGAGGCCCTGCAAACGGCCACCCTGAACCCCGCCCGGTTCTATAACCGCCTCCAGGACTTCGGCAGCGTCGCACCCGGCCGCCTCGCCGACCTCGTGCTGCTGAGCGCCAACCCGCTGGCCGACATTGCCAACACCCGGCGCATCGCCGCCGTGGTAGCCGACGGCCGCTACCTGTCGCGGCAGGATTTGGACCAGCTACTGGAACAGTTGAAGCGGGTAGCCGCTGAGAAATAG
- a CDS encoding SDR family oxidoreductase: MEDKQNISRRKVLGGLGVGLATAALGPVLAADATPAPAGAPAAPLQDPTTKYPKPPFKGQSQPWPGLASQMDPRPDHGETSYKGSGRLKGRKALITGGDSGMGRAAAIAYAREGADVAINYLPAEEPDAKEVIALIKAAGCKAVAIPGDLRDEAFCQRLVAEAVRQLGGLDIVVSNAGRQQAHESILDISTEQFDWTMKTNIYAPFWIIKAALPHLPPGAAIIATTSEQAYDPSANLYDYAQTKAATMNFVKSLAKQLGPKGIRVNGVAPGPIWTPLQVSGGATPDKIKTFGADTPLGRAGQPAELGSIYVQLAASDASYATGQVYGSAGGKGQP; the protein is encoded by the coding sequence ATGGAAGACAAGCAGAACATCAGCCGCCGCAAAGTTTTGGGCGGCTTGGGCGTGGGCCTGGCCACCGCCGCCCTGGGCCCCGTGCTGGCCGCCGACGCCACGCCGGCCCCGGCCGGAGCGCCCGCCGCGCCCTTGCAGGACCCGACCACCAAGTATCCCAAGCCCCCGTTCAAGGGGCAGTCGCAGCCTTGGCCCGGGCTGGCCAGCCAAATGGATCCGCGCCCCGACCATGGCGAAACCAGCTACAAAGGCTCGGGCCGCCTGAAGGGCCGCAAGGCCCTGATTACGGGCGGCGACTCGGGCATGGGCCGGGCCGCGGCCATCGCCTACGCCCGCGAGGGGGCCGACGTGGCCATCAACTACCTGCCCGCTGAGGAGCCCGATGCCAAAGAGGTCATCGCCCTCATCAAGGCGGCGGGTTGCAAGGCCGTGGCCATTCCGGGCGACTTACGCGACGAAGCTTTTTGCCAGCGGCTGGTGGCCGAGGCCGTGCGTCAGCTCGGCGGGCTCGACATCGTGGTGAGCAACGCGGGGCGGCAGCAAGCGCACGAATCGATTTTGGACATCTCCACCGAGCAGTTCGATTGGACGATGAAAACCAACATCTACGCGCCCTTCTGGATCATCAAGGCTGCCCTGCCGCACCTGCCGCCCGGGGCCGCCATCATCGCCACCACCTCGGAGCAGGCCTACGACCCCTCGGCCAATCTCTACGATTATGCCCAGACGAAGGCCGCGACCATGAACTTTGTGAAGTCGTTGGCCAAGCAGCTGGGCCCCAAGGGCATTCGTGTGAACGGCGTGGCCCCGGGGCCCATCTGGACGCCGCTGCAAGTGAGCGGCGGGGCCACCCCGGATAAAATCAAAACCTTCGGCGCCGACACGCCCCTGGGCCGGGCCGGGCAGCCCGCCGAGCTGGGCTCGATTTACGTGCAGCTGGCCGCCAGCGACGCCAGCTACGCCACGGGCCAGGTGTACGGCTCGGCCGGCGGCAAAGGGCAGCCGTAG
- a CDS encoding pyridoxamine 5'-phosphate oxidase family protein has translation MSDTKTPVTNDLNKLFDKIKDVRMAMLTTFDEQNNLHSRPMATIRPEADGSLLFLTDAHSAKVYELNKDSKVNLSYADPSANVYVSVSGTANAYRDAAKAAELYTEPMRAWFPKGKDDPNIMILKVTITQGEYWDTPSSVLSQAFGYARAVVTGEASKDDDVNQHAQVVVK, from the coding sequence ATGTCCGATACGAAAACGCCCGTCACCAACGACCTGAACAAGCTGTTTGATAAAATCAAGGACGTGCGCATGGCCATGCTCACCACCTTCGATGAGCAAAACAACCTGCACAGCCGCCCCATGGCCACTATCCGCCCCGAGGCCGACGGCTCGCTCCTGTTCCTCACCGACGCCCACTCGGCCAAGGTGTACGAGCTGAACAAAGACAGCAAAGTGAACCTGAGCTACGCCGACCCGTCGGCCAACGTATACGTGTCGGTGTCGGGCACGGCCAATGCTTACCGCGACGCGGCCAAGGCCGCCGAGCTGTACACCGAGCCCATGCGCGCTTGGTTTCCGAAAGGCAAAGACGACCCGAACATCATGATTCTGAAGGTGACCATCACCCAGGGTGAGTACTGGGATACGCCCAGCAGCGTGCTCAGCCAGGCTTTCGGCTACGCCCGCGCCGTGGTAACCGGCGAGGCCAGCAAAGACGACGACGTGAACCAGCACGCCCAAGTGGTGGTAAAATAA
- a CDS encoding DNA topoisomerase IB, with protein sequence MPAAAAPTARPKTRKKHLVPTAHELYKDPAQQAAQAGLHYATDAAPGYARKAGRGGKFSYYDAQGHKVTDVAVLERIAGFVIPPAWTDVWVAQDARAHLQVTGHDTVGRKQYRYHPAWDEIRSLTKFSRLHAFGEKLPALRQQLKHDLARPALSREQVVALVISLIDQSFIRVGNEEYAKKNKSYGLTTLHDEHVSFKGDAVRFAFVGKKGVAHDVTLRDRRLARLVRKCQEIPGQHLFQYYTADGHRHALESGDVNGYLHEHTGLALSAKDFRTWGGTVKMVECLENMLTEEPDLAPEKVIRKAVKDVASGLGNTPTVCSKYYIHPQVVTLFKSGELIDYLRTHDATPAPQDPLSPTERLVLKMLAATA encoded by the coding sequence ATGCCCGCCGCCGCTGCGCCCACCGCCCGTCCTAAAACCCGCAAGAAGCACCTCGTGCCCACTGCCCACGAGCTCTACAAAGACCCCGCCCAGCAGGCCGCCCAAGCCGGGCTGCACTACGCCACCGACGCGGCGCCCGGCTACGCCCGCAAGGCTGGCCGGGGCGGTAAATTCAGCTACTACGACGCCCAGGGCCACAAAGTGACCGACGTCGCGGTGCTTGAGCGCATCGCCGGCTTCGTCATTCCGCCGGCCTGGACGGACGTGTGGGTGGCCCAGGACGCCCGGGCCCACTTGCAGGTGACGGGCCACGACACGGTGGGCCGCAAGCAGTACCGCTACCACCCGGCCTGGGACGAAATCCGCAGCCTGACCAAGTTTTCGCGCCTGCACGCCTTTGGTGAGAAGCTGCCCGCCCTGCGCCAGCAGCTCAAGCACGATTTGGCCCGCCCGGCGCTGAGCCGCGAGCAGGTGGTGGCCCTGGTAATTTCCCTCATCGACCAGTCGTTCATCCGGGTGGGCAACGAGGAGTATGCGAAGAAGAACAAGAGCTACGGCCTTACCACGCTGCACGACGAGCACGTGAGCTTCAAGGGCGACGCCGTGCGCTTTGCCTTCGTGGGCAAAAAGGGCGTGGCCCACGACGTGACGCTGCGCGACCGCCGCCTGGCCCGCCTGGTGCGCAAGTGCCAGGAAATCCCCGGCCAGCACCTGTTCCAGTACTACACCGCCGATGGCCACCGCCACGCCCTGGAGTCGGGCGACGTGAATGGCTACTTGCACGAGCACACTGGCCTGGCCCTCTCCGCCAAGGACTTCCGCACCTGGGGCGGAACCGTGAAAATGGTGGAATGCCTAGAAAACATGCTGACCGAAGAGCCCGACTTGGCCCCTGAAAAAGTAATCCGCAAGGCCGTGAAGGACGTGGCCAGCGGCCTGGGCAACACGCCCACCGTGTGCTCGAAGTACTACATCCATCCGCAGGTGGTTACGCTCTTTAAATCGGGCGAACTCATTGACTACCTGCGCACCCACGACGCTACCCCCGCGCCTCAGGATCCGCTTTCTCCTACTGAGCGCTTGGTGCTGAAAATGCTGGCCGCCACCGCGTAA
- a CDS encoding acyl carrier protein phosphodiesterase, whose translation MNFLAHLFLAGPPHAAAYADRLVGQFVADAVPGRRLEAYAHAPGVQAGIRQHRAIDAFTDQHPVVRRATARLRLAGHGKYAGVVSDVFFDHFLARGFAVFSAEPLADFTRRVYAQLGARQAEFPARVQQFFPHLVQHDWLGHYAEVAGVARALAGLSRRAAPGSGLERGGAELLANYAAYEADFQAFFPELQAFAAAGYPGP comes from the coding sequence ATGAATTTTCTGGCCCACCTGTTCCTCGCCGGCCCGCCCCACGCCGCCGCCTACGCCGACCGCCTCGTGGGCCAGTTCGTGGCCGATGCCGTACCCGGCCGCCGGCTCGAAGCCTACGCCCACGCGCCCGGCGTGCAGGCCGGCATCCGCCAGCACCGGGCCATCGACGCCTTCACCGACCAGCACCCGGTGGTGCGGCGCGCCACGGCCCGCTTGCGCCTGGCCGGCCACGGCAAGTACGCGGGCGTGGTGAGCGACGTGTTTTTTGACCATTTCCTGGCCCGCGGCTTCGCCGTGTTTTCGGCCGAGCCACTGGCCGATTTCACCCGCCGTGTATACGCCCAGCTAGGGGCCCGGCAGGCCGAGTTTCCGGCCCGGGTGCAGCAGTTTTTTCCGCACCTGGTGCAACACGATTGGCTGGGCCACTACGCCGAAGTGGCGGGCGTGGCCCGGGCCCTGGCCGGCCTCAGCCGCCGCGCCGCGCCCGGCTCGGGCCTGGAGCGGGGCGGCGCCGAGCTGCTGGCCAACTACGCCGCCTACGAAGCCGACTTCCAGGCATTCTTTCCGGAATTACAGGCGTTTGCCGCGGCTGGCTACCCGGGGCCCTAG
- a CDS encoding FKBP-type peptidyl-prolyl cis-trans isomerase — MAAISPNQVVTITYDLSVTDENQEKVLVESAEADAPMVFIYGQSGLPEEFERQLDGKNAGDTFQFSLTPEQAYGEYDEQALVEIPKDVFMIDGKLDEEMLQEGNFLPMADNEGNHMQAKVISIGDTAVQMDFNHPLAGMVMHFDGKVADVRPATPEELAHGHVHGEGGHQH; from the coding sequence ATGGCTGCCATCTCCCCCAACCAAGTCGTCACCATCACCTACGACCTGAGCGTGACCGACGAAAACCAGGAAAAAGTCCTTGTTGAATCGGCCGAGGCCGACGCGCCCATGGTTTTCATCTATGGCCAGAGCGGCTTGCCCGAGGAGTTTGAGCGCCAGCTCGACGGCAAGAACGCTGGCGACACCTTCCAGTTCAGCCTCACCCCCGAGCAGGCCTACGGCGAGTACGACGAGCAGGCGCTGGTCGAAATCCCGAAGGACGTGTTCATGATCGACGGCAAGCTCGACGAGGAAATGCTGCAAGAGGGCAACTTCCTGCCCATGGCCGACAACGAAGGCAACCACATGCAGGCCAAAGTAATCAGCATCGGCGACACGGCCGTGCAGATGGACTTCAACCACCCCCTGGCCGGCATGGTGATGCATTTCGACGGCAAAGTGGCCGACGTGCGCCCCGCCACCCCCGAGGAGCTGGCCCACGGCCACGTGCACGGCGAAGGCGGCCACCAGCACTAG